A section of the Delphinus delphis chromosome 1, mDelDel1.2, whole genome shotgun sequence genome encodes:
- the KCNA2 gene encoding potassium voltage-gated channel subfamily A member 2: MTVATGDPVDEAAALPGHPQDTYDPEADHECCERVVINISGLRFETQLKTLAQFPETLLGDPKKRMRYFDPLRNEYFFDRNRPSFDAILYYYQSGGRLRRPVNVPLDIFSEEIRFYELGEEAMEMFREDEGYIKEEERPLPENEFQRQVWLLFEYPESSGPARIIAIVSVMVILISIVSFCLETLPIFRDENEDMHGSGVTFHTYSNSTIGYQQSTSFTDPFFIVETLCIIWFSFEFLVRFFACPSKAGFFTNIMNIIDIVAIIPYFITLGTELAEKPEDAQQGQQAMSLAILRVIRLVRVFRIFKLSRHSKGLQILGQTLKASMRELGLLIFFLFIGVILFSSAVYFAEADERESQFPSIPDAFWWAVVSMTTVGYGDMVPTTIGGKIVGSLCAIAGVLTIALPVPVIVSNFNYFYHRETEGEEQAQYLQVTSCPKIPSSPDLKKSRSASTISKSDYMEIQEGVNNSNEDFREENLKTANCTLANTNYVNITKMLTDV; the protein is encoded by the coding sequence ATGACAGTGGCCACCGGAGACCCAGTGGATGAGGCCGCTGCCCTCCCTGGGCACCCGCAGGACACCTATGACCCAGAAGCAGACCACGAATGCTGTGAGAGGGTGGTGATCAACATCTCAGGGCTGCGGTTTGAGACCCAGCTAAAGACCTTAGCCCAGTTTCCAGAGACCCTCTTAGGGGACCCAAAGAAGCGGATGAGATACTTTGACCCTCTCCGGAATGAGTACTTTTTCGATCGGAACCGCCCAAGCTTTGACGCCATTTTGTACTACTACCAGTCTGGGGGCCGGTTGAGGCGACCCGTGAACGTGCCCCTAGATATATTCTCCGAAGAAATTCGGTTTTATGAGCTAGGAGAAGAAGCAATGGAGATGTTTCGGGAAGATGAAGGCTACATCAAAGAGGAAGAGCGTCCTCTACCCGAAAATGAATTTCAGAGACAGGTGTGGCTTCTCTTTGAATACCCAGAGAGCTCAGGGCCTGCCAGGATTATAGCTATTGTATCTGTCATGGTGATCTTGATCTCAATCGTCAGCTTCTGCCTGGAGACGTTGCCCATATTCCGGGATGAGAATGAAGACATGCATGGCAGTGGAGTGACCTTCCATACCTATTCCAATAGCACCATCGGGTACCAGCAGTCCACTTCCTTCACCGACCCTTTCTTCATTGTAGAGACCCTCTGCATCATCTGGTTCTCCTTTGAGTTCTTGGTGAGGTTCTTTGCCTGTCCCAGCAAAGCCGGCTTCTTCACCAACATCATGAACATCATTGACATTGTAGCCATCATCCCCTACTTCATCACCCTGGGAACAGAGCTGGCTGAGAAGCCAGAAGATGCTCAGCAGGGCCAGCAAGCCATGTCACTGGCCATCCTTCGAGTCATCCGGTTGGtaagagtctttaggattttcaagTTGTCCAGACACTCCAAAGGTCTTCAGATTCTAGGTCAGACCCTCAAAGCCAGCATGAGAGAATTAGGCCTCCTGATATTCTTCCTCTTCATCGGGGTCATCCTCTTCTCTAGTGCTGTCTATTTCGCAGAGGCCGATGAGCGAGAGTCCCAATTCCCGAGCATCCCGGATGCCTTCTGGTGGGCAGTCGTCTCCATGACAACTGTAGGCTATGGAGACATGGTTCCAACTACTATTGGGGGAAAGATCGTGGGTTCCCTATGTGCAATTGCAGGTGTGTTAACCATTGCCTTACCTGTCCCCGTCATAGTGTCCAATTTCAACTACTTCTACCAccgggagacagagggagaggaacAGGCCCAGTACTTGCAAGTGACGAGCTGTCCAAAGATCCCATCCTCCCCTGACCTAAAGAAAAGTAGAAGTGCCTCTACCATTAGTAAGTCTGACTACATGGAGATCCAGGAGGGGGTAAACAACAGTAACGAGGACTTTAGAGAGGAAAACTTGAAAACAGCCAACTGCACTTTGGCTAATACAAACTATGTGAATATTACCAAAATGTTAACTGATGTCTGA